A window from bacterium encodes these proteins:
- a CDS encoding glucose starvation-inducible protein B — translation MAERKGRTEKSRKEGMTVQEAGRLGGETVRDERGPEFYSEIGHKGGEAVKEKYGPEHFAEIGRKGGETVKQERGSEFYSEIGHKGGEARHGQGGGESLAERGRKGGETVKKERGAEFFSEIGKKGAEARKRQK, via the coding sequence ATGGCTGAGCGCAAAGGTCGGACGGAAAAATCGAGAAAAGAAGGCATGACGGTCCAAGAGGCCGGAAGATTGGGCGGCGAGACCGTCAGGGATGAGCGCGGTCCCGAGTTCTACTCGGAGATCGGCCACAAGGGCGGCGAGGCGGTCAAGGAGAAGTACGGCCCCGAGCACTTCGCCGAGATCGGCCGCAAGGGCGGCGAGACCGTCAAGCAGGAGCGCGGCTCCGAGTTCTATTCGGAGATCGGCCACAAGGGCGGCGAGGCACGGCACGGCCAAGGCGGCGGCGAAAGTCTCGCCGAGCGCGGTCGCAAGGGTGGCGAGACCGTCAAGAAAGAACGCGGCGCGGAATTCTTCTCCGAGATCGGGAAGAAGGGCGCCGAGGCCAGGAAGCGCCAGAAGTAG
- a CDS encoding DUF2795 domain-containing protein, translated as MAERETGKEREVTFHKGTPEEKTVTFHETPHHKNVGAHRPGHRPYGVTAVTEKLKGLDFPASKREILSRFPDEEVQWSKDRRVNLRVAFDRMPERIESPVEVVKAVSEHLDEIKSQD; from the coding sequence ATGGCGGAGCGTGAGACGGGCAAGGAGCGGGAGGTCACCTTCCATAAGGGGACGCCGGAAGAGAAGACAGTTACCTTCCATGAGACGCCGCATCACAAGAACGTCGGAGCTCACCGGCCGGGTCATCGCCCCTACGGGGTGACCGCGGTGACGGAGAAGCTCAAGGGGCTGGATTTTCCGGCCTCGAAGCGCGAGATTCTCTCACGCTTCCCCGACGAGGAGGTGCAGTGGTCCAAGGATCGCCGGGTCAACCTGCGGGTCGCCTTCGACCGGATGCCCGAGCGCATCGAGAGCCCGGTGGAGGTGGTCAAGGCCGTTTCGGAGCACCTGGACGAAATCAAGTCCCAGGACTAG
- a CDS encoding pyruvate oxidase (catalyzes the formation of acetyl phosphate from pyruvate), protein MPISRSPLDQVRSGLQKTTGEAIIETLVDWGVEYVFGIPGDNVDGLVNGLIKHRDRIKFVLVRHEENGAFMATAYAKLTGKLAACLTTAGPGAAHLTNGLFEAHRDKIPLLALTGNTDSFNLGTDQNQEFNPFLTFGDCTVWNGVLGGSLNARIITASAIRAAYARSGPAHLSVPVDLGLEVLPKNAPRADHLFARPTHAPDPAAIAKVVEILDRAKRPVIFIGRGCQGLETSLVQLADKLGAPIIKALWGKEVVSDFDPHVLGGLGLIGTRPSVEAIADADLLLMLGTSFPYNDFLPHGSQCVSIQIDQDPYQIGKRYPVTFGLTADLHAAVPMILKACQYHESREWLARNQRSRAEWNAMMDRQSRSDRTPMRPQVMARALQDCAEDDAIIATDSGANTVWMARNFFVNGRQRFIGSGLMGTMQCGLPYAIGAKIACPERQVLAGVGDGDFVMGMGEFATAVQYDLPIVVVVFNNSKLSLIKYEEAVAGIPEFGIRFHNPDFAKFAEACGGFGVRVDDPRDAHDAVREAIASGKPAIVDAIVEPNEIPFPPKIERGQATGYGIAFLREIFAGIKE, encoded by the coding sequence ATGCCCATTTCTCGCTCGCCGCTCGATCAGGTTCGAAGCGGTCTACAGAAGACGACCGGCGAGGCGATCATCGAGACGCTGGTCGACTGGGGCGTCGAGTACGTGTTCGGGATCCCGGGGGACAATGTCGACGGCCTGGTCAACGGCCTCATCAAGCACCGGGACCGGATCAAGTTCGTCTTGGTCCGGCACGAGGAGAACGGGGCCTTCATGGCCACCGCCTACGCGAAGCTGACGGGGAAGCTCGCCGCCTGCCTGACGACGGCGGGCCCCGGCGCCGCCCACCTCACCAACGGCCTCTTCGAGGCCCACCGCGACAAGATCCCCCTCCTGGCGCTGACGGGCAACACCGACTCCTTCAACCTTGGCACCGACCAGAACCAGGAGTTCAACCCCTTTCTGACCTTCGGGGACTGCACCGTCTGGAACGGGGTGCTCGGCGGCAGCCTCAACGCCCGGATCATCACCGCGAGTGCCATCCGTGCCGCCTACGCCCGCAGCGGCCCGGCGCACCTCAGCGTCCCGGTCGATCTGGGGCTCGAGGTTCTGCCCAAGAACGCTCCCCGTGCGGACCACCTCTTCGCCCGCCCCACCCACGCGCCGGATCCCGCGGCGATCGCGAAGGTGGTCGAGATCCTGGACAGGGCCAAGCGCCCCGTGATCTTCATCGGGCGCGGCTGTCAGGGCCTGGAGACGTCGCTGGTTCAACTGGCCGACAAGCTCGGCGCGCCGATCATCAAGGCGCTGTGGGGCAAGGAGGTCGTCTCGGACTTCGACCCCCACGTGCTCGGCGGTCTGGGCCTGATCGGGACCCGGCCCTCGGTCGAGGCCATCGCCGATGCGGACCTGCTCCTGATGCTCGGGACCTCGTTTCCCTACAACGACTTCCTGCCCCACGGCAGCCAGTGCGTGAGCATCCAGATCGACCAGGACCCGTACCAGATCGGCAAGCGCTACCCCGTGACCTTTGGCCTCACGGCCGACCTGCACGCGGCCGTGCCCATGATCCTCAAGGCCTGCCAGTACCACGAGTCTCGCGAGTGGCTCGCCCGCAACCAGCGCTCGCGCGCCGAGTGGAACGCCATGATGGATCGCCAGAGCAGGAGCGATCGCACCCCCATGCGCCCGCAGGTCATGGCCCGGGCCCTCCAGGACTGCGCGGAGGACGACGCCATCATCGCGACCGACTCGGGCGCCAACACGGTCTGGATGGCGCGGAACTTCTTCGTGAACGGGCGCCAGCGCTTCATCGGCTCGGGCCTGATGGGCACCATGCAGTGCGGCCTGCCGTATGCGATCGGGGCGAAGATCGCCTGTCCCGAGCGCCAGGTACTCGCCGGGGTGGGCGACGGGGACTTCGTGATGGGGATGGGCGAGTTCGCGACGGCGGTCCAGTACGACCTGCCCATCGTGGTGGTGGTCTTCAACAACTCCAAGCTGAGCCTCATCAAGTACGAGGAGGCCGTGGCGGGCATCCCCGAGTTCGGGATCCGCTTCCACAACCCGGACTTCGCCAAGTTCGCCGAGGCGTGCGGCGGGTTCGGCGTCCGGGTGGACGATCCGCGCGACGCCCACGACGCGGTGCGTGAGGCCATCGCCTCCGGCAAGCCCGCCATCGTGGATGCGATCGTCGAGCCGAACGAGATCCCCTTCCCGCCCAAGATCGAGCGAGGGCAGGCGACCGGCTACGGCATCGCCTTTTTGCGCGAGATCTTCGCGGGCATCAAGGAGTAG
- a CDS encoding glucose 1-dehydrogenase: protein MKAVVVLANQPQSLHLAEVAPPEPSPGEVQVKVLEVGLCGTDRDIVQGKYGEPPPGESLLVIGHENLGVVSHLGEGVTAFSPGELVVATVRRPCPELCLNCQAGEPDMCRTGNFRERGIKGLSGFATEAYVEQARYLVRIPERLRRVAVLLEPLSVVEKALREAWFIQERLIWRPERAFVTGAGPIGLLSAMVLRLKGLEVHLLDRVAPEHPKARLAQALGASFHHADAHHGLGELSASVGRPDVIVEATGVSSLSFPAVLALSCNGILVRLGLSPSRQLISLPGDVINQTMVLENILVLGSVNANVQDFDQGIADMLACEQRFPGWLEGLITRRLPLSALTRAFEREPDDVKVVLEVAATP from the coding sequence ATGAAGGCCGTCGTCGTCCTCGCGAACCAGCCCCAGAGCCTGCACCTCGCCGAGGTCGCGCCTCCCGAGCCGAGCCCGGGCGAGGTGCAGGTGAAGGTCCTCGAAGTCGGGCTCTGCGGCACCGACCGCGACATCGTCCAGGGCAAGTACGGCGAGCCGCCGCCGGGAGAGTCCCTGCTCGTCATCGGGCACGAGAACCTGGGGGTCGTCTCACACCTGGGCGAGGGCGTCACCGCGTTCTCGCCCGGCGAGCTGGTGGTTGCGACCGTCCGGCGCCCTTGCCCCGAGCTCTGCCTCAACTGCCAGGCAGGCGAGCCCGACATGTGCCGGACCGGCAACTTTCGCGAGCGCGGGATCAAAGGGCTGTCGGGCTTTGCGACCGAAGCCTACGTGGAACAGGCCCGGTACCTGGTCCGGATCCCCGAGCGCCTGCGCCGGGTCGCGGTGCTGCTTGAGCCCCTGAGCGTCGTCGAGAAGGCCCTGCGCGAAGCCTGGTTCATCCAAGAGCGCCTCATCTGGCGACCTGAGCGGGCCTTCGTCACCGGCGCCGGCCCCATCGGGCTCCTCTCGGCGATGGTGCTGCGCCTCAAGGGGCTGGAGGTGCACCTGCTGGATCGCGTCGCTCCTGAGCACCCCAAGGCGCGCCTCGCCCAGGCGCTGGGGGCGAGCTTCCACCACGCCGACGCCCACCACGGCCTGGGCGAGCTCTCGGCGAGCGTCGGGCGGCCTGATGTGATCGTCGAGGCGACCGGGGTGAGCAGCCTCTCGTTTCCGGCGGTCCTCGCCCTCTCGTGCAACGGCATCCTCGTGCGGCTGGGCCTCAGCCCCTCCAGGCAGCTGATCTCCCTGCCGGGCGACGTCATCAACCAGACGATGGTCCTCGAGAACATCCTGGTCCTCGGCAGCGTCAACGCCAACGTGCAGGACTTCGACCAGGGGATCGCGGACATGCTCGCCTGCGAGCAGCGCTTCCCCGGCTGGCTCGAAGGGCTGATCACCCGAAGGCTCCCGCTCTCGGCGCTCACGCGCGCCTTCGAGCGGGAGCCCGACGACGTCAAGGTCGTGCTGGAGGTGGCGGCTACTCCTTGA